The proteins below come from a single Drosophila miranda strain MSH22 chromosome Y unlocalized genomic scaffold, D.miranda_PacBio2.1 Contig_Y1_pilon, whole genome shotgun sequence genomic window:
- the LOC117191820 gene encoding uncharacterized protein LOC117191820 — translation MKRLRDGRQARPLRANGDTTGHPSGDQQPEVPAPADEPTTHRTRGWIVDPNGPSASRQAQLRRVGEKTLRQQDRMPWCRRAAAIQGWIDQQTQGPGTDAEEEVEPDGRFATAGVRSAPNHDVAALNRRWFGSYGAAIDDDNATTDTDEHETIIRDAQSLASTLQDGGNRHPLARGNEWDSPLWAEWNLAGQGRAATPLAVHDEDESGDGAGPHYSDVSHASDAGEGVGPQRDDGGSDSRSLTSLGFAPQANQQWAPANPSVSDDVPPPFVAAHAGLPPQRPDEGVVDFDSEESLPLEYGEMADLLQILRLHPTVAAVQDDPEWAEAPPEWRTNAPGRQLPRDLISNITVFLRDRAYRLGVRRLEVHDGTCFRIKITRSRAVTVTLRHPEVWRWCEGAYAPPTFFRPSARRHFPIGGTRTYVI, via the coding sequence ATGAAGCGTCTAAGAGACGGAAGGCAAGCTCGGCCCCTACGGGCAAATGGTGATACGACGGGACACCCTAGCGGAGACCAGCAGCCTGAAGTCCCGGCACCTGCCGACGAACCAACGACACACCGGACTCGCGGCTGGATCGTCGACCccaatgggccatccgcctccCGTCAAGCCCAGCTGAGGCGGGTCGGAGAGAAGACACTTCGACAACAGGACAGGATGCCATGGTGCCGGCGCGCGGCAGCCATCCAAGGGTGGATCGATCAACAAACCCAGGGCCCGGGGACCGACGCAgaagaggaagtagagcccgatggccgcttcgcaaccgcaggtgtccgctcggcgcccaatcacgacgtcgccgccctgaatcgccgttggttcgggagttatggggctgccatcgacgacgacaacgcgaCCACGGACACCGACGAGCACGAGACGATAATACGCGACGCTCAAAGCCTGGCGTCCACGCTGCAGGACGGAGGGAACCGACACCCACTGGCTCGCGGGAACGAATGGGACTCGCCCCTTTGGGCCGAGTGGAACCTGGCCGGTCAAGGTCGGGCAGCCACCCCTCTAGCAGTACACGACGAGGACGAATCCGGGGACGGTGCTGGACCACACTACTCCGACGTGTCCCACGCAAGCGATGCAGGGGAAGGAGTAGGACCCCAACGCGACGACGGAGGGTCCGATTCCAGGTCCCTCACGAGCCTGGGCTTCGCGCCCCAGGCGAACCAGCAGTGGGCACCAGCCAACCCATCGGTGTCAGATGACGTCCCGCCTCCCTTCGTAGCCGCCCACGCCGGACTACCCCCACAACGTCCCGATGAGGGAGTAGTTGACTTCGACTCCGAAGAGAGCCTCCCGCTGGAGTATGGCGAGATGGCCGACCTGCTGCAGATCCTCCGACTCCACCCTACGGTAGCCGCGGTGCAGGACGACCCGGAATGGGCAGAGGCTCCCCCCGAATGGCGGACCAACGCGCCAGGTCGGCAGTTGCCCCGGGACCTCATATCCAACATCACCGTATTCTTACGCGATCGAGCCTACCGACTGGGAGTCCGGCGACTGGAGGTCCATGACGGCACTTGCTTTCGCATCAAAATTACCCGCAGCCGGGCCGTCACCGTCACTCTTCGGCACCCCGAAGTATGGAGGTGGTGTGAGGGAGCGTAtgctccacccacatttttccGCCCATCAGCTCGCCGgcattttcccattggagggacccGGACCTACGTTATTTGA
- the LOC117191821 gene encoding uncharacterized protein LOC117191821: MKRLRDGRQARPLRANGDTTGHPSGDQQPEVPAPADEPTTHRTRGWIVDPNGPSASRQAQLRRVGEVTLRQQDRMPWGRRAAAIQGWIDQQTQGPGTDAEEEVEPDGRFATAGVRSAPNHDVAALNRRWFGSYGAAIDDDNATTDTDEHETIIRDAQSLASTLQDEGNRHPLARGNEWDSPLWAEWNLAGQGRAATPLAVHDEDESGDGAGPHYSDVSHASDAGEGVGPQRDDGGSDSRSLMSLGFAPQANQQWAPANPSVSDDVPPPFVAAHAGLPPQRPDEGVVDFDSEESLPLEYGEMADLLQILRLHPTVAAVQDDPEWAEAPPNGGPTRQVGSCPGTSYPTSPYSYAIEPTDWESGDWRSMTALAFASKLPAAGPSPLLFGTPKYGGGVRERTLHPHFAAHQLAGIFPLEGPGPTLFELRF; encoded by the coding sequence ATGAAGCGTCTAAGAGACGGAAGGCAAGCTCGGCCCCTACGGGCAAATGGTGATACGACGGGACACCCTAGCGGAGACCAGCAGCCTGAAGTCCCGGCACCTGCCGACGAACCAACGACACACCGGACTCGCGGCTGGATCGTCGACCCCAATGGTCCATCCGCCTCCCGTCAAGCCCAGCTGAGGCGGGTCGGAGAGGTGACACTTCGACAACAGGACAGGATGCCATGGGGCCGGCGCGCGGCAGCCATCCAAGGGTGGATCGATCAACAAACCCAGGGCCCGGGGACCGACGCcgaagaggaagtagagcccgatggccgcttcgcaaccgcaggtgtccgctcggcgcccaatcacgacgtcgccgccctgaatcgccgttggttcgggagttatggggctgccatcgacgacgacaacgcgaCCACGGACACCGACGAGCACGAGACGATAATACGCGACGCTCAAAGCCTGGCGTCCACGCTGCAGGACGAAGGGAACCGACACCCACTGGCTCGCGGGAACGAATGGGACTCGCCCCTTTGGGCCGAGTGGAACCTGGCCGGTCAAGGTCGGGCAGCCACCCCTCTAGCAGTACACGACGAGGACGAATCCGGGGACGGTGCTGGACCACACTACTCCGACGTGTCCCACGCAAGCGATGCAGGGGAAGGAGTAGGACCCCAACGCGACGACGGAGGGTCCGATTCCAGGTCCCTCATGAGCCTGGGCTTCGCGCCCCAGGCGAACCAGCAGTGGGCACCAGCCAACCCATCGGTGTCAGATGACGTCCCGCCTCCCTTCGTAGCCGCCCACGCCGGACTACCCCCACAACGACCCGATGAGGGAGTAGTTGACTTCGACTCCGAAGAGAGCCTCCCGCTGGAGTATGGCGAGATGGCCGACCTGCTGCAGATCCTCCGACTCCACCCTACGGTAGCCGCGGTGCAGGACGACCCGGAATGGGCAGAGGCTCCCCCGAATGGCGGACCAACGCGCCAGGTCGGCAGTTGCCCCGGGACCTCATATCCAACATCACCGTATTCTTACGCGATCGAGCCTACCGACTGGGAGTCCGGCGACTGGAGGTCCATGACGGCACTTGCTTTCGCATCAAAATTACCCGCAGCCGGGCCGTCACCGTTACTCTTCGGCACCCCGAAGTATGGAGGTGgtgtgagggagcgtacgctccacccacattttgCCGCCCATCAACTCGCCGgcattttcccattggagggacccGGACCTACGTTATTTGAATTAAGATTTTga